CCATGGATATTTACCCGACCGCGCATTACATGTGGCCGGACAATCCCACATATCTGACCGACCAGCACAATGTCGTGCTCACCGTGTTCTACGGTGCCGCAGCGGCGGTTTCGCGCTACTTCACCGACTCCAACGATGCGGGTATCGTGGTGCTCGCAGCCTTGCAATGGCTATTCGCCGCATTCTGCTGTTCGGCCACCGCCAACCGGTTCTTCAACCTGCCGTGGCGCAGGCTTGGCGTCGGCACGTTCGACTTCTCGCATCCGGAACGCCACGATTGCTGGAATATGCGCGATTACGCGCATCCTGAAGCAGGCGTTGTGGCACGCCCCTCCAGACTGCGGGCCGGTGCGAAAACACGATTCATGATACTGCTGTTCTTCATGGTGTGCCCGCTTGCGGTATTCGCCACGATTTCCCTGACGAAATCGCCGCTGTTCGCTTTCGCATTCGTATGGTGGTTTGGCGTGTGGTACGAACTGCACATGACGCATATCAAAGCGCTGCCCACCATCAACGGCAAGCCGACGTACCTACGCAAACGCTCGATCATGGCCTTCACCATCTCAAGCTGCGTGATGCTGATCAGCGCGAAATACGCGTGGTACATCATTCTCTTCACCCTGATCCTGGCACTTATCAACGATCGCAAACGTTGGAAAACCTATCTTGTGGCACTTCTGCTGCCAACCATCCTCATTCATGGCGGCATCGTGTTCCTCACCAACACGGGCGCCATCATCGGCGGCGACCCCATCGAAAGCCGTGGCATCCAACTGCAGCAGATCGCGCGCGTCGCCAAATACAATCCGAAAGGCATTCCGGCGGACGCGGCGAAAAAGCTTGAACCGGTCTTCAACCTCGACCAGATGGCCGAAGCGTACTTCCGGCAGGACGCCGACCCGGTGAAATCCTCCGGCATCCAATCGAAGAAAGTCAGTTACAAGTGGCGCACCGTCACCGAAGACGACATGACAAACTTCAACGAGGCCTGGCTTGAAATCGTTGTCGCAAATCCTGTTATCGCGCTCGACGCGTTTTTCGCCGAATGCTTCGGCTATTTCGACGTGACCGACCTGCCATACGTGTCGATGGACTACTACGTGAACAACGATTACGTGCAGAACGACAATGCGTGGATCCACCTGTATAACCACGATTGGCGCGATGCGGTGGCCGGCTTCGCGAAAGGTTGGGGCAATATTCCCGTGATCGGCTGGGTGACGCACGGCAATCTGTACGTAACGCTGATGCTGCTGGTCGGCGCTGCCGAAGTGGTGTTGCGGCGATGGCGCTCGCTGTCATGGCATCTGCCCCTGCTGCTGCTCATGGGCGTGATGATCACCGCTCCGGCCAACAATTTCGAACGGCATATGCTACCGGTCGCGTTCGTATTCGGTTTCGTATGCCTGCAATTCTGGCGCGAGTCGCGTAATGCGCGATCGGCTGCCAGCGCGAACGTGGCCAGTGCGCATGAGGCCAGCCAGGTGCGGCAGGACGAGTAGCGGCTGCGTTGGCTGCTGCATGAGCTGTTGCGTTGCGGCGACATTGCGTCGGCGCGCCGCGCTGTAGTAGGTAGGAGGTAATGATGGCGATTTTGGATTCGGCTGCGATCATGCCGCGTACATGCGTTGCGGCGGATCAGGTGCTTGTTTTGGATACGGTGGGATCCACCAACACGTATGCCGCGGATTTGGTGCGTGCAGGTCGGCTGTTCGGCATGGATGGCATTGCAGGGAACCTCGTGTGGAGCGGGCGTGAGATCGTGGTTGTCGCGGCGAACGAGCAGACGGCCGGTCGCGGGCGGCTCGACCATACGTGGGCCAGTGTGCCGGGGGAGTCATTCATCGTGTCGCTGGTGGTGAGCGTGCCGGTTGCGATTGTGCGCGATTCGTCCGTCAATGGTTGGCTGCAGATGATTGCCGGTTGCGAGATGCGTGAGGCGATTGTTGGTGCGGTATGCGATTTCGGCGGCACGCTCGATGAAGATGTTTTGCTGAAATGGCCGAACGATATTTTTGCTGGCGGCAAGAAACTTGGTGGCGTACTCGCTGAAATGGTGCCGATTCCGGATTGCGGGGATCGCGTTGCCATTGTGATCGGCGTCGGTTTGAATCTTGCCGTCGCTCAGGAACGATTGCCGATAGATAAGTCCACATCGTTGCAGTTGGTTGCGCGCAATCTGCCTGATGCGATGGTGTTGCGCGATGCGATTGCCGTACGTTGGGTGCAAGGATTGCGCTCGCGGTTGGCTGATTTCGAAGAGGACCCTCACCGTGAGGCTGTGCGCGCCCGGGAAGCGATGACCCCGATCTGCTGGACGCTCGGCAAGCAGTGCGAGGCTCATTTTGTGGACGGAACCACTTTGCAGGGCAGGGCTGTCGCGTTAAACGACGACGCCTCCCTGACCATTGAGGATCAGGAAGGCGTATTGCATCGGGTGAGCACGGCCGACGTAGGCGTGCTCAGTAAGTAAAAAATTACTTGATTGCTGAAATTTGCCGCAATCTCACTTCAGCTTGGCAAGACCTGCGACCACGGCGGAAGCGATAACGGCCTTGACCGCATCGCCTGCGACGAATCCCATGGAAGCCACGGCCACAATCGGCAGTGCGATGCCGGTAATGGCGGACTGCACGATGAAACCAAGCAGATAGTCAAGCGCAATGCAGCCGGCGACACAGGCAAACAGGTAACGTGCGGCGGTCAGCGCGCCATGCTTCAGCGAATCGGTGCGCGCCTCACCCTTCAGCAGCGACGTGACGATGGCCGCCGGCAGGAAGCCGATCAGGAAGCCGGCGCTCGGGCCAACCAATGCCATGGTGGAAGCGCCGCCGGCGAACACCGGCAGACCGACCGCGCCGGCTGCCAGATACATGAGCATCGCGGCGCCGGCCTGCTTCCACGGCAGCATCAGCGCGGCCAGCATCACCACGAACGTCTGTAGCGTGATCGGCACCGGCGTGCCCGGAATCGGCACGGCACCGGCCGCGGAGGCGGTCCACATGAGCACGGCGAACAGCGCCGGCTTGAGGATGGATCCGACAGTGCCGCTGGTGGCGGTTTTCAGCGTGGTTTTGAGTGTCAGCATTGCGTTACGCACGATAATTCTCCTTGGATGTGATTGCATTACGTTGATGAATCGACGATTGTTGACAGCCGAAATGATGGCAAGCGCGAAAGTGACGAAAATGCAAGGTTTGTCAACTTATGCCCCCAATCGTAGGCTTGCCAAGTTTCGGTAACGTTTGTGGAGCCTTACAAAAAGATTGCGTGTCTTTTGTGGGAAACGAGTTCACGATTTTTCGTTCGCGCGACCAAACTTGACGTTATGCCTAAAAATGTCAACAAACTTCTGGTGGCGAATCGCGGAGAAATCGCGCTTCGCGTAGTGCGCACCGCCCGTGAGATGGGGATTCCCACGGTTGCGGTGTACGCGGAGCAGGATCGCCATGCACAATACGTGCAGATGGCTGACGACGCATATCTGCTTTCCGGAGACACGTATAAAGACACCTATCTCAACGAGGATCTGCTGATCGACATTCTGCAGCGCAGCGGTGCCGACGCAGTGCATCCAGGCTACGGATTCCTTTCCGAAGTGGCCACTTTCGCACAGAAAGTGATCGATGTGGGTGCGGCTTGGGTTGGTCCGAATCCGAAAGCCCTCGTGGATTTGGGGGATAAGATCACCGCACGTCGTGTGGCCACGTTCGCCAAAGTTCCGCCGGTTCCCGGCATTTCCCAGTCGATTTCCGACATGCGATTGCTGCTGGATTTCGCGCATACGCACGGTTATCCGCTCATGCTTAAGCGTACCGATGGCGGCGGCGGTCGCGGCATCACGCTCGTGCACAACGATGACGAGCTGCGCGGTTTCTACATGAATCATGATGCGCTGCAGGGCGGTGATCTGAACGAATATTTCGTGGAACGATTCATCGACAAAGGACGTCACGTCGAAACGCAGTGCGGCCGCGACTCGCACGGCAACTTCACCGTGTATTCCACGCGCGACTGCTCCGTGCAGCGCCGCAATCAGAAGCTTGTCGAAGAGGCGCCGGCACCGTTCCTTTCCTCCGAGGTGACCGACCAGCTGGAAACCTACTCTCGCCGACTGTTCGAAGCCGTCGATTACGAGGGGCTTGGCACCTGCGAATTCATGGTGACCGAACAGGGCAAAGTGTACTTCCTGGAAGTCAATCCGCGTCTGCAGGTGGAGCATACCGTCAGCGAGGAGGTCTGCGGACTTGACCTGGTGCGCGAGCAGCTGACCATCGCCAACGGTGGGGAACTGACCGTGAACCATCCGCTTCGTGGACACAGTTTTGAACTGCGCCTGACCTGCGAGGATCCGGCGAAGAACCTCGCGCCAAGCTCCGGCACGCTGGCCTCGTTGCGCTGGCCGTCCGGCCCGGGCATCCGTGTGGATTCCGGCGTGGTCGAAGGCGACACCATTTCGCCGAAATTCGATTCGATGATGGGCAAACTCGTGGTCACCGCATCTGACCGAGCGGCAGCAGTGGCCCGCGTGCGCCGCGCCTTGAGCGAGCTGAAGGTGGAAGGCGTGCCGACTCCGGCAAGCTTGTTCGAACAGATTTTCAACGACGACGAATTCACCGCCGAACACGGTGTTGCATACGATGTCAGCACCAAATGGCTGGAACGCAAGTACCTCAACAAGGAAGCCGCATCATCGCAAGGCGGGCAGCCGGCGTCCATGTCTGGCGCTTCCGAGGTCGACAAGAAGGAATCCAGCGAAACCTTCGTCATCGAAGTCAACAATCGCAGAGTGTCGCTGACCGTGCCGAACGACATCGTCGCCAACCTGACGGGCGGTGCCAAAGCGCGTGACGCGAAACGTGCCATCCAGCCGCTGCGTGGGCAGGGACTGCATCATGCGCAGAAAAAACAGCAAAGCAATGACGGCCAATCCGGTGTGATCGCAAGCCCGATGCAGGCCGTCGTGACGCGTATCAATGTGGCCGAAGGCCAGCAGGTGGCCAAGGGCGACCTGCTCGTCGTGCTCGAATCCATGAAGATGGAAAACTACGTGTATGCGCCGGTCAAGGGCGCTGTCACCAAGATTTTCGTGGGACCCGCGGCGGGCGTGGAAGCCGGCGAAACGTTGATGACCATCGACGTGACCGGAGCGAACGGTACGAAAGCCGGCGAAAACGGCGCAACTGGCGCTGCTGTTGACGGAACCGCAACCGACGGAACTATGGAAGGGGGTAAGTGATGACTGATATCATCGCAAGCCCGGCCGTCAAAGAAGCCGTGAAGATCGTAATGGAACAGCAGGAGCGACTCGGCAAAAACGCGGCCGAAGCCGTCTCCGCGGCCGACCTGCCGGGCGCATCTCAGCCAATCCGCGCATCCGTGCTTCGTGCGGCGCAACTCGCGCACGAAGCGGAAGATCATGCCCGCAATCGCCAGCATGTCAAAGGCAAACTGACGGCGCGCGAACGTCTTGACCTGCTGCTTGACACCGGTTCCTTCGAGGAAATCGGACGATTCTGCGGCGGCGACATCAACGGCGGACGCGCGGGAGCGGCGGTCATCACCGGTTTCGGCGAAGTGTTCGGACGCAAAGTGGCCGTATACGCACAGGACTTTTCCGTGCGCGGCGGCACGCTGGGAGTCGCGGAAGGCCGCAAGATCTGCCGATTGATGGACAAAGCGCTCGACTTGAAAGTGCCGATCATCGCGCTTATCGATTCGGGCGGTGCCCGCATTCAAGAGGGCGTGGCCGCGCTGACGCAATACGGGCATCTGTTCCGTAAAACCTGCGACGCCAGCGGTTTCGTGCCGCAGCTCTCGCTGATTCTCGGCCCATGCGCGGGTGGAGCCGTGTACTGCCCGGCACTGACCGATCTGATCATCATGACCCGTGAAAACTCCAACATGTTCGTCACCGGTCCTGACGTGGTCAAAGCGGCCACAGGCGAAGTGATCAGCATGGACGACCTCGGCGGCGGATACGTGCACAACGCCACCTCCGGTGTGGCGCACTACCTGGGCGAAGACGAAGCCGACGCGATCGACTACGCACGAACCGTGCTCGCCTACCTGCCGTCCAACTCCGACCTGCAGCCGCCCACCTACGCGTACGCCGCAACCCGCGCCGACCGTGACGTGGCCAAGCGACTTGCCACCATCGTGCCGGACAACGACCGCCAGCCGTACGACGTGCTCGACGTGATCCGCTGCATCGTGGACTACGGCGAATTCGTGCAGGTGCACGAGCTGTTCGCAAGCTCCGCAGTGGTGGGATTCGCCTGCGTGAACGGGCATCCGATCGGCATTGTGGCAAACCAGCCGAACGTCAACGCGGGCATCCTCGACGTGGATTCCTCCGAAAAAGTGGCACGCTTCGTGCGTCTGTGCGACGCGTTCAACCTGCCGGTCGTCACCTTGGTGGACACCCCTGGGTACAAGCCTGGCGCCGAACAGGAACATGCAGGCATCATCCGCCGCGGTGCGAAAGTGATCTACGCCTACGCCAACGCGCAAGTGCCGCTGGTCACCGTAATCCTGCGAAAAGCCTTCGGCGGTGCCTACATCGTGATGGGATCCAAAGCCATTGGAGCCGACCTCAACTACGCTTGGCCATCCAGCCAAATCGCAGTGCTCGGCGCATCCGGAGCGGTGAACATCATCCATCGCAAAGACCTGCAGAAAGCCAAAGACGCAGGCAAAGACGTCGAAGCGCTCCGGTCCAAATACGTGGCCGACTACGAACGCACCACCGTCAACGCGAATCTTTCGCTGGAAATGGGTGAAATCGACGCCATGATCGACCCCGAGCAAACGCGCGAAACCATCATCGAATCACTCAAACTGCTCTCCAGCAAGAAGCGTGTGCGCAAAACCACCAAACACCATGGCAACCAGCCGTTGTGACGGGTGCAAAGTGCGCGGATGAATCGTAAGCAAACGTAAACGCAAGAATCAATCGCAAGAACACATCGCAAGATTTTTGAAATAAGTAAGGAACATCATGAACACTTTTTTTCTTGATCGACTGAACGGTGAGCCGCACGCGCTCGCCTTCGCCGGACAATCCACCCCATGGCCGGTGGCACTCACCGACCAAAGCGCCAATCCGGTGCTCAACGAAGCGCTGCACGCCCATGCCGACGCAGCCCAGGCACTGCTGTACCCGGTGTCAGCCGACCTGCTCGCCACCACCGGCCGCCCGGTCGACCTGTTTGGATTCGAACCGAATCCGGCACGACTCGGCGCTGCCGCAGCGGCTTCCGCAAGCGTTCCGGGCATTGCTCTCGCCCAGTTGGGTGCGCTGCTCGACGCTGCTTCTCTCGGCTACAATCCCGCCGTTGCCAAGCCGGTTGCCGTGCTCGGTCACTCCCAAGGCGTGCTCGCCGTGCACATGGTGCAGTCGATTGTCGAAGCGGGTTCCATTGAGGCGGCTTCCGCGCAAATTGATGAAATTCTTGCGATTGCCACGCTGATCGGTGTTGCCGGCACCCGTCAGGCGCGTCAGCTTGGTCTTGCCGCACGTCACGGCGAAGCCACGCCGATGCTGTCGGTCAAAGACATCACCCGCGCCCAGGTGGATGCGCTGATCAAGCGTGTTTCCGGTGCCCGCGGCCCGATTGCCGTGGCCGTCACCAATTCCGCCACGCATTATGTGCTCTCCGGCTACCCAGAGGATCTGGCCGCGTTCGGCGTGGAAGTGGCCAAGGAGCACAAGCACCAGGCCAAGCTGCGCGAAGAGAAGGTGCGTGGCGGCCGTGTGTTCGAACCGGTGCTCGAATACCTTGACGTGACCCTGCCGTTCCACAGCCCGCTCATGGCCGATGCTGTTTCACAGGCTGTTTCATGGGCGGAATCCTGCGGAATCAATGCCGACCACGCTCGCGAGCTTGCCGCCGAAGTGCTGCTCAACCATGTGGATTGGGCCGCCCGCGTGCGTGCGCTCATGAAATCCACCGATCCGAGTGCCCTGTGGGTGTTGGATTTTGGTCCGGGAACCACCGTTGGCAAACTGTTCTCCACTGTTGCCCAAGGCACTGGTGTCGGTGTGGTGGAAGCCTCCACCGTGGCTGATCGCGGCGAGCTTTCCACGCTGGAAACCTTGCCTGAGCGCACCCAGAACTGGACCCGCTTCGCACCAAGCATCATCCACACCTCCGCTGGAGACAAGGTGCGCACCGCATTCACTGAACTGACCGGCAAGGCTCCGGTACTGCTCGCCGGCATGACCCCGACCACCGTGGAACCGGAAATCGTGGCAGCGGCCGCCAACGCCGGCTACTGGGCGGAACTTGCAGGCGGTGGCCAGGTGACCGCCAGCGTGTTCGACCGTCATGTCGCCAAGCTGGAAGAAGAGCTTGAAGAAGGCCGTACCGTTGAATTCAACGCGATGTTCATGGACCGCTACCTGTGGAACCTGCAGTTCGGATCCCAGCGTATCGTGCCGAAGAAGCGTGCCAGCGGCACTCCGATCGACGGCGTGGTCGTGTCCGCGGGCATTCCGGAACTTGACGAGGCCGTGGAACTCATCCACAATCTCAACGCCGACGGATTCCCGTATGTGAGCTTTAAGCCGGGCACCGTCGACCAGATTCGTCAGGTGGTGCGTATCGCCAAGGCCGTCGCTCCGGTCAAGGTGCTGATCGAAGTTGAAGGCGGTTCCGCAGGCGGTCACCATTCGTGGGAATCGTTGGATGATCTGCTGCTGAGCACCTATGCTGAAGTGCGCGAACAGTCGAACCTTGTGCTCGTGGTCGGTGGCGGCATCGGTACGCCGGAACGTGGCGCCGACTACATCACCGGCGAATGGTCCGCCGAATACGGTCGACCGCTCATGCCGGTGGATGGCGTGCTCGTCGGCACCGCCGTGATGACCGCCAAGGAAGCGCACACCAGCCCTGAAGTCAAGCAGATGCTCGTCAATACCCCAGGCATTCCCGCCAAGGGAGCAGACGCCGATCCGTTCGCTCCGCTGGGCGAACAGTGGGTGCCGAGCGGCCAGGCCAAGGGTGGAGTCACTTCCGGCCTGAGCCACCTGCATGCCGACATTTACGAGCTGGAAAACTCTTCCGCACGTTGTGGACGCCTGCTGGTGCGCGTGATGAAGCATCCGGAAGAGCTGGAAAGCCGCCGTGAGGAAATCATCGAAGCGTTGAACGCCACCGCGAAGCCGTATTTCGGTGACCTGAAGGCCATGACCTATCTCGCATGGGCGCAGCGTTTCGCCGATCTCGCTTTCCCTGGGGTCGACGAAACCTATGCCGATCGCTTCCTGCACTTGCTGCAGCGTATTGAAGCTCGCGTCACCACGCAGGAAAGCGGCGAATTCGCATCGCTGTTCGCATCCCGTGCCGATGTGGAATCCGATCCGCACGCGGCCATCGCCAAGCTTGCCGAAGCCTATCCGCAAGCCGACGAACTGACCGTCACCCCGATGGATGAAGCTTGGTTCCCGGTGCTCGTGCGTGAATATCCGAAGCCAATGCCGTTCGTGCCCGTCATCGACAACGACCTGCTGCGTTGGTGGGGTCAGGACCAGCTGTGGCAGTCCGAAGACTCCCGATACTCCGCCGATTCCGTGCGTATTATTCCTGGTCCGATCTCCGTCGCGGGCATCACCACCGTTGACGAACCGGTCGCCGACATTCTTGGCCGTTTCGAAGCGGCCATGGTTAAGCGCGTTTCCGCAG
This window of the Bifidobacterium pseudocatenulatum DSM 20438 = JCM 1200 = LMG 10505 genome carries:
- a CDS encoding DUF6020 family protein — translated: MPLMSEVKQTGKRSERIGTFLSWMLAVLACLWVAWCCAIGPLYWFGDGLSDFGWLNVLYLVVAFAIWFSIVVALVRFGRGRRVLPQYFARRHEKLCNEIAGTPTTVLGIMLRHLHDAAHSRPGRALHAVIVWTGRKLIRCTDCWWKLMLVFVIGWLWIPTTLLAAFGADIRSQIREFSWALNQWTGLKQPYIGFFSFVPMDIYPTAHYMWPDNPTYLTDQHNVVLTVFYGAAAAVSRYFTDSNDAGIVVLAALQWLFAAFCCSATANRFFNLPWRRLGVGTFDFSHPERHDCWNMRDYAHPEAGVVARPSRLRAGAKTRFMILLFFMVCPLAVFATISLTKSPLFAFAFVWWFGVWYELHMTHIKALPTINGKPTYLRKRSIMAFTISSCVMLISAKYAWYIILFTLILALINDRKRWKTYLVALLLPTILIHGGIVFLTNTGAIIGGDPIESRGIQLQQIARVAKYNPKGIPADAAKKLEPVFNLDQMAEAYFRQDADPVKSSGIQSKKVSYKWRTVTEDDMTNFNEAWLEIVVANPVIALDAFFAECFGYFDVTDLPYVSMDYYVNNDYVQNDNAWIHLYNHDWRDAVAGFAKGWGNIPVIGWVTHGNLYVTLMLLVGAAEVVLRRWRSLSWHLPLLLLMGVMITAPANNFERHMLPVAFVFGFVCLQFWRESRNARSAASANVASAHEASQVRQDE
- a CDS encoding biotin--[acetyl-CoA-carboxylase] ligase, producing MMAILDSAAIMPRTCVAADQVLVLDTVGSTNTYAADLVRAGRLFGMDGIAGNLVWSGREIVVVAANEQTAGRGRLDHTWASVPGESFIVSLVVSVPVAIVRDSSVNGWLQMIAGCEMREAIVGAVCDFGGTLDEDVLLKWPNDIFAGGKKLGGVLAEMVPIPDCGDRVAIVIGVGLNLAVAQERLPIDKSTSLQLVARNLPDAMVLRDAIAVRWVQGLRSRLADFEEDPHREAVRAREAMTPICWTLGKQCEAHFVDGTTLQGRAVALNDDASLTIEDQEGVLHRVSTADVGVLSK
- a CDS encoding biotin transporter BioY codes for the protein MLTLKTTLKTATSGTVGSILKPALFAVLMWTASAAGAVPIPGTPVPITLQTFVVMLAALMLPWKQAGAAMLMYLAAGAVGLPVFAGGASTMALVGPSAGFLIGFLPAAIVTSLLKGEARTDSLKHGALTAARYLFACVAGCIALDYLLGFIVQSAITGIALPIVAVASMGFVAGDAVKAVIASAVVAGLAKLK
- a CDS encoding acetyl/propionyl/methylcrotonyl-CoA carboxylase subunit alpha — protein: MPKNVNKLLVANRGEIALRVVRTAREMGIPTVAVYAEQDRHAQYVQMADDAYLLSGDTYKDTYLNEDLLIDILQRSGADAVHPGYGFLSEVATFAQKVIDVGAAWVGPNPKALVDLGDKITARRVATFAKVPPVPGISQSISDMRLLLDFAHTHGYPLMLKRTDGGGGRGITLVHNDDELRGFYMNHDALQGGDLNEYFVERFIDKGRHVETQCGRDSHGNFTVYSTRDCSVQRRNQKLVEEAPAPFLSSEVTDQLETYSRRLFEAVDYEGLGTCEFMVTEQGKVYFLEVNPRLQVEHTVSEEVCGLDLVREQLTIANGGELTVNHPLRGHSFELRLTCEDPAKNLAPSSGTLASLRWPSGPGIRVDSGVVEGDTISPKFDSMMGKLVVTASDRAAAVARVRRALSELKVEGVPTPASLFEQIFNDDEFTAEHGVAYDVSTKWLERKYLNKEAASSQGGQPASMSGASEVDKKESSETFVIEVNNRRVSLTVPNDIVANLTGGAKARDAKRAIQPLRGQGLHHAQKKQQSNDGQSGVIASPMQAVVTRINVAEGQQVAKGDLLVVLESMKMENYVYAPVKGAVTKIFVGPAAGVEAGETLMTIDVTGANGTKAGENGATGAAVDGTATDGTMEGGK
- a CDS encoding acyl-CoA carboxylase subunit beta, producing the protein MTDIIASPAVKEAVKIVMEQQERLGKNAAEAVSAADLPGASQPIRASVLRAAQLAHEAEDHARNRQHVKGKLTARERLDLLLDTGSFEEIGRFCGGDINGGRAGAAVITGFGEVFGRKVAVYAQDFSVRGGTLGVAEGRKICRLMDKALDLKVPIIALIDSGGARIQEGVAALTQYGHLFRKTCDASGFVPQLSLILGPCAGGAVYCPALTDLIIMTRENSNMFVTGPDVVKAATGEVISMDDLGGGYVHNATSGVAHYLGEDEADAIDYARTVLAYLPSNSDLQPPTYAYAATRADRDVAKRLATIVPDNDRQPYDVLDVIRCIVDYGEFVQVHELFASSAVVGFACVNGHPIGIVANQPNVNAGILDVDSSEKVARFVRLCDAFNLPVVTLVDTPGYKPGAEQEHAGIIRRGAKVIYAYANAQVPLVTVILRKAFGGAYIVMGSKAIGADLNYAWPSSQIAVLGASGAVNIIHRKDLQKAKDAGKDVEALRSKYVADYERTTVNANLSLEMGEIDAMIDPEQTRETIIESLKLLSSKKRVRKTTKHHGNQPL